The DNA window atatatatattggcttGATGTTGTTAGGAGAAATTTAATTTATTGTGCTAGCACGCAAGCAAAATACATATAGAGATACAACAtgctttataattttaatattattttgttaaaaaaaaaattattcattgaATAAAAAGAATCCTAAACgcaattttagaaaaaaataaaaaattatttaatattttacaaaaaaataattattttatatgatACTTGTTAAAGTAATCGAATAGTTATTTTTATAAATCGGGATacttgttaatatatatatatatatatatatatatatatatatatatatatatatatatatatatatatatatatatatatatatatatatatatatatatatatatatatatatatatatatatatatatatatatatatatatatatatataggggacgactcaagtgagaacacttggttattatgagaaatgagaacaatgaatcacgaccactaaattttgattttgttgactttaatggacgagattgatttctctttctatgatccttaatatttattttaaatcaacatagaaagagaaaccaatcgagttcattaaaatcaacaaaatcaagatttaatggtcatgattcattgttctcatttctcataaaaaccaagtgttctcacttgagtcgtcccctatatatatatatatatatatatatatatatatatatatatatatatatatatatatatatatatatatatatatatacatatatatatataggggacgactcaagtgagaacacttggttatatgagaaatgagaacaatgaatcacgaccattaaattttaattctgttgattttaatggactggattggtttctctttctatgatctttagtatttattttaaaccaacatagaaagagaaaccaattcagtccattaaaatcaacaaaatcaaaatttaatggtcgtgattcattgttctcatttctcataataaccaagtgttctcacttgagtcgtcctatatatatatatatatatatatatatagatatatatatatatatatatgtatatatatatatatatatatatatgtatatatatatatatatatatatatatatgtgtgtgtgtgtgtgtgtgtgtgtgtgtgtgtgtgtgtgtgtgtgtgtgtgtgtgtgtgtgtgtgtgtgtgtgtgtgtgtgtgtgtgtgtgtgtgtgtgtgtgtgtgtgtgtgtgtgtgtgtgtgtgtgtgtgtgtgtgtgtgtgtgtgtgtcacttGTGATAACACTTCACCTCATGTTCGTATAATAAAATTTGTCGTCgaattgaaatttattattttatagattACACCTATATATTAAATTtcacatataataaaaaattacttgatatgtaaaagaaaatggAACATATTAACTATCAGcatttttaaaatgagagatgagagcaGCAAATATctactaataaataaataagtattatttattaaaatattaatgtggatattaatttctctctcttgattaatctaaaaatatatttttattcttctcATCTCTATTTTAAAAATGCTTATATTTTTCTTACACATAGAACATTGATTTttcattgaataaaataaatctaaacattgactaagaaaataaataatttcaaaaaacatCTTATACTTTACATATATAATTGTAAAATATTATATCTTTTAGGTAGTCAAATTACATTTGGTCAAGCTAATTTATTAACAAATTTAGAAAACATTACTATTGCGAATAATACGAATAAGTGATTTTACATTgctaaaaatagtttttaattatCTCAATTTAATTTATTCTGTGAAGTAAAGAAGAGTGTCATAAAAATGTGTCATTTGTCTCATTGATTGAACTACTATCCAAGAGGAAAAGTTGTATTGATCATAAACCTCGAAGGTGTTTGGGAAATATTATGATGATGAAGGTATAGTGCATTAGATTGTGCCACCGTATAATCCACAACAAAATGTTATTGTCGAGAGGAAAAATCGTTCGATTATTAATATGGTTCGAAGCATGTTAAGCGATAAAAGTATATCGAAAGAAATATGGGGAGAAAAGGTTTCTACAAccacatatttttttaatagatgcCCTACCAAGAAGCTTGAGAAGCTTACACCGGAAAAGGTATGGTCCAATTTGAAACCGAATCTAAACCATTAGAGAGTTTTCGAATCGGTAGCATATCAATATGTACCGGGTCAACTTAGAAAGAAATTGGACGACAAGGAAGAGGAAATGATTTTTGTTGGATATCATTCCACAAGTGGTTACAAACTGTTTGATGCGAGAAATCGGAAGATTGTGATGATTCAGGATgtgatttttgaagaaaaagccattgTTAGTCCTAGTGTAAATGGCTACGGCCAACTAGTGCAATCTAGCGTAACTAGTTACCAACAGCAAAAACACGTTCCTGTAGAACATGAGTGTTTACCAGTTACGACTAGTCAGCGCAatctggtgtaaccggttacatgcatAACACAGTTCCAACATCACTATTTTTTGATTATCTTGTTAGTTCTGAAACCGTCGTACAACCCCTGGACGAGGTTCGAAATAAGGAAAATCATAGAAGAACAACAAGATAAAGAATGTTACCTTTGAGACTCCAAGAATTCAAGAGATTCCAAGATAATAAAGTCAATAATGAAGGTGATTTCGTTCATTTTGCGCTTATGGTCGAATTCGAACTGGTGAACACGGAGGAGGCTCTAAGCGATCCAAAATGGATTTATGCAATGAAAGAGGAACTGGAACCCATTGAAAATAATGGAACTTGGGAGTTAGTTGATCTACCTCTTGGAAAGAAGTCAATTGGTGTGCGTTGGGTCTATAAGGTGAAGGCAAATCCCAAAGGCGAGATACTCAAATGTAAGGCTCGATTGGTAGCGAAGGGATTTTCGCAAGGTGAAGGTATAGACTTTGAGGAAGTGTTTGCACTTGTGTCTAGGCTTGAGACCATCCGACTAGTTTATGGTATTGCTAACAACAACGATTGGGgcatttatcaaatggacgtcaaattTGCGTTTTTGAATGGTCCGGTTGATGAAGAGGTTTATGTAGAGCAGCCCCCTGGATTTGtagtgaagaatcaagagatgagataCTACAAGTTTCATAAAGCATTGTATGGTTTGAGACAAGCCCTAAGAGCTTCGAACAAACAcattgatggctttcttctttATATTAGTTTCAAGCAGTGTGTGTCCGAACATGGTGTTTATCACTACAACATATTTGGCCTACGGTCACGCTAAATTTTTCCACAAATCAAAAATTGTGGCCACATGCAAGCTTAAGCGAGAGTTTTCAAATTGTAGACATATGCTTTGAAATATCGAATTCGGAGTATGAAAGTGTGGACTTTGCTCCATTTGTTACGGTTAACAATCTAtagatattttaagccgcaaATAAAAACCGCAgtatataattttcacttcaaattgggtgagagaggttatttgttattcttgtaaacttgtaatcttgttttaagagaaagtaaaagaatagcagttataaccaattcttgtgttcttcttatcttccctaattcctattatattttgttcttcacaatatttttcacaacaaattggtgcggtgagcatggagaagatgccttcaacaaagtatgagattgaaaagttcaccggagtgaatgatttcggtatgtggcgcttgaagatgaaagctctactggttcatcggggttgcttggaagcgctgaatggagaggcagccatgaatgcataaTTGACGGCAgcagagaagacgaatatgatcgagaaagcatacagggcaattttgttgagccttgatGATAAGTTTCTCCggaaggtatcaaaggagacgacgatatcagggttatgggtgaaacttgaaagtttatacatgaccaaatcgctggtaaatcgactctacctgaagaaagctttgtattcattcaagatgattgaagacaaagtgttgactgagcagttggatatgttcaacaagatgattcttgatcttgaaaatattgatgtgaagatcgatgatgaagatcaagtgcTGTTACTAttatgttctttgcctcgatcacatgctcacttcaaataaACTCTCTTGTGTGGAAGGGACTCCCTGACGTTTAAAGAAGTTCAACCAGCCTTGAATTccaaggacttgaatgaacgaaaggagcataaacctttgacTATTCGTGAAGGTTtgaccgttaaaggaaaatttttgcgaaaggatggtaagttcgacaagaagaaggtcaaaagccagtcgaagtcttatagtggcgaagcatctggcattcgatgctatcattgtaagaacgagggtcacacaagaaaggtcaATAGAATATCAGACTAGCAGGAAGGTCacgaggttgagaaccgataatggccttgaatttttcaatgaggcgttcgacagtttttgtgcggcctctggtattgcaaggcacataactactgcatgtactccacagcaaaatgatttggctgaaaggtttaatcgaactattttggagagagttagatgcatgttgattagtgcggggttaaagaaggtgttctgggctgaggctgtttcgacaacaacatatctgataaacatatATCCTTCAGCAgcattagatatgaagacacctgaagaagtttggtcgggacatccaccagatctcgacaaactgagagtatttggctgcgtagcctatgctcacattaggcaagacatggtcgaacctagagctctgaaatgcatgttcatgggataccctgaaggagtcaaagcttataggctatggtgcttagatccaggtcacaggaggtgtatcactagtcgagacatagttttcaatgaagctgaaatggcttttaagaaaactgatgatgttggtcgaagtacaaaaacacctgacgaagagctggaataggtagagattcctgttaaggtggagcatgttgatgctgaattgcatatctctgatgaagtcgaagaagaagtagaagatgcTAAGGATGAGGAAACtttcgatgactacctattgtcaataTATAggccgagaagagtcatcaaggcacctcagagacttgggtatgcagatcttatagcttatgccttaatctctgcaaatGAGGTTCTAGacaaagaacctagagactataaggaagttatgaggagtcgaaataagactgaatggctgaagcccatggatgatgagatgaaatctattcatgataatcacacttgggaattgatcaagaaacctgttggggcaaggttagtcatatgtaaatggattttcaaagttaaggaaggaatcaaaggagtaacgtcgaaaagatacaaggcaaggttatattggtggcgactctgttcatttttcgcgagcgtgcgacagctggcgactctgctggggatgttgctagacctgttgctggtccatccttagtgagtcgatcctagcctgcgtttgtttgtttatttactgggtgtttatttgttttatgtctatatcttgtatatatgtttgcatgtttattttctgcttgcatattatgtttatttctgtttgcacatcatgcatatggattatattctgtgttccttggggtcttctgttctgttttgcaggtggggggtttttgaggtaaaaggcccactacccaggccaagtgacacctaggattagcgtggatgctcatgttggctCCCgtagctcttgctacgatcgagttgatgtggggtaccacaactgggcgaggttctttcatggaacactgtgtctggcactcttgttgcctcaaacactttgtaccccatgggaactatagaccccagtgaccattagggaccacctgtccgtgtctagaattcatacccgtgagttttggggagggacaggataccagccttcatcatacccggatttccattttgcaatctgaagTCAAAATTTTGAACCTGTTACAATTAGTATTACCCAGATGTTCAGGActgcgagggacattcagtctctcaccacatcatgcacatgacacatcatgctattgcatccacctcacttcattcgtggagaGGCCTAAAATCTATTtctaaagagaaaagaaaagaaaaagaatatatacatacctttttgcaaaaaaaaaaaaaggaaaaagaaaaggaataatgaaaagattttaggattctcccaatgaaatgcattccaccacatcatttaacatgcatgttcatttattttcaggaactttttggctttgtctccgactaACACATGGCTCCACCACTGAAGACTGGCAAGCGCAATTACTCTTATTCTTTTGTGAATCCTAATCTGAAGTCTGTTGAGTGTTTGGCAAAGAAGATCACACCGGATGAGTCAACCAATTTCCGAGAAAAATATGGGTACATTCTGAGCCTCCTCAAAATGCCATTCACCAAAGATGAGCAAGAGGGAGTTCACACTTTGCTTCAATTCTATCATCCTTCCCTCCGTTGTTTCGCATTCACTGATTATCTTTTGGCTCCTACCTTGGAAGAGTATTCGTCATTCCTTGGCATTCCTGTTGGGAAAGAGGTACCTTATTATAGCGCCATGAAGGCCCCTGATTCCATTGAAattgctaaggctctttatttgagcaagtcagtCGTGGAGGCAAGTCTCACCAAGAAAGGAGGTTGTCATGGTTTTCGTATGGAGTTCCTGGTTAAAAGAGGTTGTGATGCTGCTGAAGCCAAAGAATGGGACACTTTTAGAGCTATTCTGGCTCTAAGTATCTATGGTATTGTGATGTTCGCAAATGTACCTgactttgttgatatgaatgccATCCACATATTCATTCTGCAGAACCCCATTCCTACGCTTCTGGGGGATGTTTATCATTCCGTTCATCATCGTAATGAGCAGAAAGGAGGTTTGGTTAGATTCTGTGCTCCGCTGCTATACCGTTGGTTCAGATCACATTTGCCGGAACGTGGAGCTTTTGTTGATAGTAGGTACACATCCAGATGGGCTGATAGAATTATGGGGCTTAGAGCTAAGGACATTGTCTGGTACAACCGATCCTTGGACCACATGGAAGttgttatgagttgtgggaagttcAAAAATGTGCCTCTCATGGGCATCAGAGGTGGGATCAACTATAATCCTATCCTGGCTAGAAGAACATATGGATACGCTTTCATTAGTCCTCCTGAACAAGCAGAGATTGCTGAGAATATTTACTATCATTCAGCCACCAATGTTGGGCGAATGGCAGAAGCTGCGCAAGCCTGGAAGAGTATTTGCTGGAGAGATAAGAAGCATTTTGGTCAAAGAGACTGTGCGACTTATAAAGATTATACTGAGTGGGTTGAAGTTGTGGCCAACACCCAAGGGATGCCCTTCCCTCCAAAAGATCCTTTGTATCCTCCTGCTGGCGTACAACCCAACATTGTCTCCATGCCT is part of the Vicia villosa cultivar HV-30 ecotype Madison, WI linkage group LG2, Vvil1.0, whole genome shotgun sequence genome and encodes:
- the LOC131648608 gene encoding uncharacterized protein LOC131648608, which codes for MAPPLKTGKRNYSYSFVNPNLKSVECLAKKITPDESTNFREKYGYILSLLKMPFTKDEQEGVHTLLQFYHPSLRCFAFTDYLLAPTLEEYSSFLGIPVGKEVPYYSAMKAPDSIEIAKALYLSKSVVEASLTKKGGCHGFRMEFLVKRGCDAAEAKEWDTFRAILALSIYGIVMFANVPDFVDMNAIHIFILQNPIPTLLGDVYHSVHHRNEQKGGLVRFCAPLLYRWFRSHLPERGAFVDSRYTSRWADRIMGLRAKDIVWYNRSLDHMEVVMSCGKFKNVPLMGIRGGINYNPILARRTYGYAFISPPEQAEIAENIYYHSATNVGRMAEAAQAWKSICWRDKKHFGQRDCATYKDYTEWVEVVANTQGMPFPPKDPLYPPAGVQPNIVSMPCYNQTVEQNRKLTEQMETMQVKMNTDRGSTSQKKPRVTIDSKSAKSQEREIKEHYEDQLAELTKRLQIQTDIAKSEKARRKKADKLLMERQAKIEGCYEEIRKLKGRMEEKGQSDTQAQEEARGWELRSRYLETMHFRKDLLIQEVVKRPTHAETKKLFEEMKAWSYKNIGDSPLRHLDMGDPA